A window of Lycium ferocissimum isolate CSIRO_LF1 unplaced genomic scaffold, AGI_CSIRO_Lferr_CH_V1 ctg3470, whole genome shotgun sequence contains these coding sequences:
- the LOC132044075 gene encoding protein GET4-like, which yields MFRERVRRVILPPSQENIDKLEKVIKEGNYYGAQQMYKSTSARYASAERYSDALNVLQSGACLQLDKARLCYVMFVFSSTCTINFDYNHLPKQDSSFRVSSVRRKMFSRKISNFLCLIDYLWGRAFFTVC from the exons ATGTTCAGGGAGAGAGTCAGGCGAGTGATACTGCCCCCATCTCAGGAG AATATCGATAAGTTGGAGAAGGTTATCAAAGAGGGAAATTACTATGGAGCTCAACAGATGTATAAGTCCACTAGTGCCAG ATATGCGTCTGCCGAGAGATACTCTGACGCTTTGAATGTTCTTCAGTCCGGTGCTTGTTTGCAATTAGACAAGGCCAGGTTATGCTATGTTATGTTTGTCTTCTCTTCTACTTGTACCATTAATTTTGACTACAACCACTTACCTAAGCAGGATTCTTCTTTTAGGGTGTCTTCGgtacgaaggaaaatgttttccaggaAAATAAGTAATTTCTTGTGTTTGATAG ATTACCTGTGGGGCAGAGCTTTCTTTACTGTTTGCTGA